GGAATCAGAGTCTTTTTTGAGGCAGAAGGCTACTGCTGCAGCAGACAGTACCCCCGCAGAAGCCATTCCATATCGGCTGCGTCCACTTCTCTCCCCGCCCTCTCCATTGGTCCTCTGGCCGCTCTCCACCCAGTACTGGCTGGTATTGCGTCCCCTGGAGGCCAAAGCGGCCCATGAGTTCCGACGTCCTTCCAGGTTAGATAGCCACCTGGGGGTGAGCTGGTGGTACTGCACGAATGGGTTCACGGTGGGGGCTTTCACCTCCTCACTCAAAATGCCCTTTCTGGAGACTCGAGAGGTGGAGACGATAGGATTCCGATTAGCGTCCGGTGTCTCGAGGAAGCTTTGGCTCCGTGCAGGATCAGCTGTGCTGGTCTGAAGGACACGACACGGAGACAAGCTTCGCGACCTTCGCATGAAGATTCGTGGTGGAATCGAAGACAACATGGCGATAGGCTCACCTCATTCACAGTGACCGTAAAAGGTTCAGTCCTAGTATTTCCAATAAATATTTAGTTAATTTGAACTAACTTTGGTCTATTGACCCTACCTCTCCAAGTGGACCCTCTTAACCCCGATGTGACAGGTAGCTAGGCAGCACGACAGGACAAAACAACCGCAGCGGCAGCATAGATGTCACTGGAAAGCGCAATGTTTCATGGGAACAGTAGTCTTCACGCCACAAGAGAGACGCTACTTTTTAAGATGTAGGCTACGGAACATAGGATAGGCTACCCTGTTGAAAAGGGTTCTTTACCACTGTCACGTAAACTATACTTTCGCAATATCTGTCTATCTATTAACACTGCGTTATGCAGAAGAATATTCTGTTGTAGTTATAACAGTACTTTTCTCAAGCTACGGTTTGGCCAGCAGATGTCCCCACCGCGTAGAAGTGCATACGCATACCTAACGTCATACCATAGGTTTGTGTCGTTTTTGTGATGTTTGTGAAGGATTTAGGCTACATCATCTGAAAATCTTCTCGACTAAATGTTGCCTAAAAATTAGCAAGGTAGACCAGGGGCGTCATTATCACTACATGGACATGCCCCACCCCCCTTAAATATTGAAATACAACAATTTGTTATTATATTATAGTTATTTTaggtcagggagtcagatggctgagcggtgagggaatcgggctagtaatctgaaggttgccagttcgattcccggctgtgccaaatgacgttgtgtccttgggcaaggcacttcaccctacttgcctcggggagaatgtccctgtacttactgtaagtcgctctggataagagcgtctgctaaatgactaaatgtaaatgtattttaaaaagCTGTCCCCCACAATTAAAAATAAATCTATGCCCCTGGACTATAGACTAATGAAATGGTCATGATTTTGGCAGGTTTGGATGGGCCTTAAGGACAGCTTGATAGGCTATTGTTGAGGGGTGAGGGTTGATGCAGTCCAGCATCATAGACCCTGGCCTATATTCAGATCTCCCAAAAGCAGCTCCCCTTGTCCTCTCCAAACAAAGTCTATTAATGGAGCCCCTTTTCACACTGGGTAGAGTAGGGCTTCTAGCCCACCACTGCTATTATAGTTGGTGGTGTGAAGGCTACTGTCTGACTCAACATTGATAAACATAGGCCTGGTTTCATTTTAGGCCTACATCATTCATTCAAAGCATGTTTAGAGCTGTAGACTAATACAATTTTTTGATGCAGTCTTTCTAATCTACAGATACATCTCCTctgagagacatggagaaaaagaaattgagagagaaataaatgaaTTGAAAGAACTAATTAAAAGTAGTAGGTCACTCATGTGGTAGCCgttcaaactctctctctctctctctcacacacacacacacacacacacacacacacacacacacacacacacacacacacacacacacacacgcacacacacacacacaagcacacacagccagagcCATAGCTCAGTGCTCAGAGAAAATACGTCATTTTACTTTATTACCATCTCCACTTCTAAATTGAACTGATATAAAACTGTTCGCTTTCCCAGACTCATAAATATACTAGAGCACGGGCTGGATTACCATAGACAGAGGCCTGATATCAACAAGAGAAAGGAATTCAATATGTCACAAACAGGTGCAACACGTTCCAACATTATAAAGGCTTCATTGTATCACTTTCGTCTTTCCTTTCATCTGTTCTTTACTTCTTCATTTGTGCTCTGTAAAAGTATCCAGTGAGTTATGAGTGCAAGAATATAATGTATTTCAGTTGTCCTAATACAGGTATATGAGTTAAATAAGTAGGCTTCTGGACCTCATTGTGTCTAGGCCCAATTATTCTACACCTATACCAGCCGCTATGGCGACTCTGAGAACCGAGCTTGTACTGTGAGGCGGAATGATATAGGATGGGAGGTAGGAGGGTACACGTCAGCTAATGGGACCAGGCGCGTTCCCGACGGGCCCTGACAcagggggagtgtgtgcgtgcttccATGCGTGCGTGTTAGTGCGGGCAGAGGGGGCGGTTCCACCCCAATTGCCAATCTGAATTCGGTTGTCGGTGAATAcagcgctctccctctcctcccgcaTCTACCCTTTCCACGCCGCATCTACAGCATAGCCTGCGACGCTGaacctcaaacacacagccgCTGCGGTGATCGGCAATATACGTTCATcttaagaagagagagagagaaagaataccTTTCAGGTCAATCTGCTGTTTTAATATCTCTTCTGGCGATAGACACGGAAACAAACGTCTGTGAGGAAAACTGCTGTGGACTGCGCCGGACTAAAACTTCTTTGATCAGAAACCAGCTGCCAGtaatattaaacagttttgGTGTTCATAGAGGCATTTTTGGTGTCTAGAAAAATAGTCTGTTTTCCTCGGGTTTAACGAATTTGGTGTCTAAGCCTGCACGAAGCGTCGCTTGCTAAACAAGACGCATCATAAGACGCGGTTTAAAGGTCGCGTATTCGGCATGTGTAAAAAAAGCTTCTTGTGAAGAAAATTTTATTAGAGGAGTAATTcagccaggggaggagagaaaggagactcTTTTGTCCGCCTACCGGCTCACCCCGTCCGTCTCAGGCCCCCGGGAACCCTCTCCCAAACCTCAGGCTATACCGTTTTCTTCCTGTTGAACAGAGTTCAGCTGTGCCCGTTAACGTACGATGTCGGGTGAGGGTGTTTTGATACCAGACGATAGAGCGTTTGCCAGTTTCAAGGCGGAATGCCTGTGTGAGGAAGGCTGGGGTCTGACATACAACAAGGCGGGCACCACGGTGTGGACCCAAGTTCTGGAGTCGGAAAAATCACTACACAAAATCAAGGTGAGAATGACAGGTTCTGGCCACAGGTGACTCTGAAATATGGTCTTGGCGACTAAGGCCACGGTTCTGTGCTTGACAGGATCTACTGGGGCTTAAAACACTTTAGAAAATCACATATTTGATTGTTTGACTAtgaaaacagtaaataattaCGTTTTCCATCCTCACATCCTACAAAGTTTAAGGCATAGAACTGGGTGTGTACGAGTTTGTGTACTTTGTCTAGAAGCCTGTGTATCCGGGTCCTGCAAACAGGTGTTGTAAGGGGGTTGTTTGACAAAGGGATAGAtatatgttctgtgtgtgacttttgggttgtgtgtgtgcgtgtgtgtgtgtgttgatgagaCCATGAGACCTTGtgtgacttaacccttgtgctgccttcgggtcacatgacccaaagattcacaacgaaccatcgttgtgtttacccaattttacccaatacaaaaacaaataaatagcattttcttttaactttcgcaatgtggggggtctgagacagcccgacagttaaaagaaaatgcttcactttgtttttgtatgcggtaaagttgtcgcaatacgacggtgggtcacaatgactgatgggtcagaatgacccgaagagaacacaagggttaagacatgtTTGTGCTTGCGAGAAACGTGTGACTCATTAgtcccaggtgctgtgtggcaGTTTTCTCATCTAGATATCCTTACTCTGCTAtattctgcctgtgtgtgtgcatgtgtgtgtgtgtgtgagagagggagagggagagggagagggagagggagagggagagggagagggagggagagggagagagagagagagagagcagtatgtAGCCAGACAGTTGGACTTATTTGCCTAATTCCGCAATGTATGTGTGCTTAAGGACAGTCCCTATCTTAACTGCACAAACATTCAACAAtaatgtcaggtgtgtgtgtgcacatagctgtgtgtctgacaggaccATAGCAGGACAGCTGGGCCTTTCCATAATGGCTTCCCAAACAAGCTTCAAAGATAGAAGGGTGAAATGGCACTGGCCATAGTCCcttaaacaacacacacacacacagcataaacaAACcttcacacacgcaaacatacacatagctccccccctccacacacacacacacacacacacacacacatttagcttCTTGTGCAGAAGTGTGTTGTGGTTTGGGGTTTTCTATTGGTGCAACCGTCTAGgaggcatgtgtgcatgtgcgtgttcaCATGAGGCAATGTAGCCAAGGATGCTGTCCTGCTATTTATGGACAAGTAGAAAAGAATGAATGCTCTCCTAGCTGATGCATGTGAAAGGAATGCAATGCTCTCTTTGAGTCTCTCTTTCGCTTTCTTTcaatcccccacccccccatccagcGGTGCAGTGGCCCTGCCGTGGTCCTACAGCATGAAAGAACAATAACACGCAAAATGCTGAGGCACTGAAAGCgaggagagatgggaaggaAGGTTGGGGATGGGCGGAGAACAGGAAAGcatagcagagaggagggagggagggagggagggagggagggagggggaaagagaaggagagagagaggcagggcggtAGTGTGTTATCACTTTGCTGAGTGAGTTGGaactgtgtgtcgtgtgtgtgtgtgtgggggcggttTATTTACTGGAGTTGTTTGAAAAGCTGTCAGaccaacccccccacctcccccatacccacacactgacacatagacatactgtagacacacacacacatagacatactagatacacacacacatagacatactgtagatacacacacagtggaggagACTCCCAGGATGGGGATCTGAGGGAAGCCCTGCAGACACAGTGTTCCCccgctctcatccctctctcccacactcctctcatccctctctcccacactcctctcatccctctctcccacactcctctcatccctcttatccctctctcccacactcctctcatccctcttatccctctctcccacactcctctcatccctcttatccctctctcccacactcctctcatccctctctcccacactcctctcatccctcttatccctctctcccacactcctctcatccctcttatccctctctcccacactcctctcatccctctctcccacactcctctcatccctctcatccctctctcccacactcctctcatccctcttatccctccctcccacactcctctcatccctcttatccctctctcccacactcctctcatccctcttatccctctctcccacactcctctcatccctctctcccacactcctctcatccctctctcccacactcctctcatcccacactcctttcatccctctcatccctctatcctaCATTCCTCTCATCCATCTCTTCCATACTCCACCACCAGGACCCTGCAGatgaacagagacagagaaggaaagaggaaaaGGATGGTGGAGAAAGGTGtaaacatgcgtgtgtgtgcgcgtgtgtgtgcgcgtgtgtgtgtggggggtgttggCGGAGACGTAGAAAGTTGGGGGTTAAAGGTcaggtctctctcttttctctgttgcCATGTcatcctcctcagcctctctctgtctgtctctgcctcatcAGTCGTGGAGTGCGCTGGATTAGTTTAATAGAGTTAAAagttgtcctccctcctctccctccctctggtttTTCCTCTCCTGTTTCAGTCTGCCCTGCGGACACAACAGTTCCATTATTCCTCCATTGTGACTTTTATGccttgacgcacacacacacacacacacacacacacacacacacagtgtcagtgCAATCCTAGATGTAATTGAGACTATCATCATACTTCATCAGTGAATGAAGTGCGTGAACTCTCATCCCCTGTAGTCCCTTCACCCACTGGCTTTCTATCCATTATCTATCATCCCCTCACTGTCCATCTTTTATCTATCATGCCCTCACTGTCCATCTTTTATCTATCATGACCTCACTGTCCATCTTTTATCTATCATGCCCTCACTGTCCATCTTTTATCTATCATCCCCTCACTGTCCATCTTTTATCTATCATCCCCTCACTGTCCATCTTTTATTTATCATCCCCTCACAGTCCATCTTTTATCTATCATCCCCTCACTGTCCGTCTTTTATCTATCATGCCCTCACTGTCCATCTTTTATCTATCATGCCCTCACTGTCCATCTTTTATCTATCATCCCCTCACTGTCCATCTTTTATTTATCATCCCCTCACAGTCCATCTTTTATCTATCATCCCCTCACAGTCCATCTTTTATCTATCATCCCCTCACTGTCCATCTTTTATCTATCATCCCCTCACAGTCCATCTTTTATCTATCATCCCCTCACTGTCCATCTTTTATTTATCATCCCCTCACAGTCCATCTTTTATCTATCATCCCCTCACTGTCCATCTTTTATCTATCATGCCCTCACTGTCCATCTTTTATTTATCATCCCCTCACAGTCCATCTTTTATCTATCATCCCCTCACTGTCCATCTTTTATCTATCATGCCCTCACTGTCCATCTTTTATCTATCATTCCCTCACTGTCCATCTTTTATCTATCATCCCCTCACTGTCCATCTTTTATCTATCATCCCCTCACTGTCCATCTTTTATTTATCATCCCCTCACAGTCCATCTTTTATCTATCATCCCCTCACAGTCCATCTTTTATCTATCATCCCCTCACTGTCCATCTTTTATCTATCATGCCCTCACTGTCCATCTTTTATCTATCATCCCTTCACTGTCCATCTTTTATCTATCATCCCCTCACTGTCCATCTTTTATCTATCATCCCCTCACTGTCCATCTTTTATCTATCATGCCCTCACTGTCCATCTTTTATCTATCATGCCCTCACAGTCCATCTTTTATCTATCATCCCCTCACTGTCCATCTTTTATTTATCATCCCCTCACAGTCCATCTTTTATCTATCATCCCCTCACAGTCCATCTTTTATCTATCATCCCCTCACTGTCCATATTTTATCTATCATCCCCTCACAGTCCATCTTTTATCTATCATCCCCTCACTGTCCATCTTTTATCTATCATGCCCTCACTGTCCATCTTTTATCTATCATGCCCTCACTGTCCATCTTTTATCTATCATCCCCTCACTGTCCATCTTTTATCTATCATCCCCTCACAGTCCATCTTTTATCTATCATCCCCTCACAGTCCATCTTTTATCTATCATCCCCTCACTGTCCATCTTTTATCTATCATCCCCTCACAGTCCATCTTTTATCTATCATCCCCCTGTTATCTGTCCTTTATctgttaggagaggaggggagaggaacttTAATAGTGGTTGCTAATGGGTGTGAAATCATCTGTGACTGCAGgatagcctctctctccccccccccccactctctctattGTTGTTCCGATATCTCCCCCTGGTTGTGGTAACCGTAGAAACAGTGTTACTCTAGGGCTGCAGTGAGCTggtgctctgtctgtctgtgtgtgtgtgtgtgtgtacatgtgtgcccATGTGAGTGTCACCCTCAGTCCTTAGATTTAAAGCCCCCAGTACTGGCATTATTCTAGACCCAGAGTTTAACAAtaaaactgtctctctctctctctctctctctctctctctctctctctctctctctctctctctctctctctctctctctctctctctctctctctctctctctccccccctccctctctcccccccccctctctctctctctctctctctctcacacacacacccatctaggCTCTCTCAAACGTGCAGTAGCTGTAGTGACACGTCAGTGTATGTTTGTGGGCTTCGTAAGTGCTTGCATGtccagtaaatgtgtgtgtgtgtctttttttcttccctagTGTCGGATGGTGTGTAAAGATGTGTCAGCCGAGGCCATGTACGACGTTCTTCATGACATTGAGTACCGGAGAAAATGGGACGCAAATGTGATCGAGACCTTTGACATTGGGAAACTGACCGTCAACACAGACGTGGGATATTACTCAtgtacggtacacacacacacacatacacgttaaTGTTGATCATAATGGTgttaacacaagcacacacactaaccggCTCTCTCTTAGGGAAGTGTCCTAAGCCTCTTCGAAACCGTGATGTCATCACTCTAAGGTCCTGGCTACCAATGGGAGGAGATTACATCATCATGAACTACTCTGTTAAACATTCCGTGAGtagacgcaagcacacacacacatacacacttacttGTTGGGATTGAAAAAAAttgaataataaataataataataataaaaaaacaacacaatacaataccacacacacattgacaaggTTTGAGCGCCTGGAAGTCTGTGAATGTGTGGCCCGGCCCTGCTCTGAAACTGAACTCCTGCTCCTCGTGTCCTTGAGCGGAAAGGCACCACTCTCTGCTTCAGACACAGTCATCAGGTTCCACAGGGCACTGTGAGGGCTAGGAACAGAGCATGAGGCCtctaggaagtgtgtgtgtgtacagctgaGTTTGGAACCAGGCCCACAATAATGATTTTTACTGCCCATAGGAGAAACAGGGTGAAAGCCTTTCTGTGAGGAGATAAAGCACTTATCagccaggtctctctctcacacactctctgtctctctctctctgtctctctctctgtctctctctctctgtctctctgtctctctgtgtctgtctgtctctctctctctctctctctctctctctctctctctctcactctcactctcactctcacacacacacaatcagtctcttgcattctctctcttgctcgccCTTTCTGTCATTCGCTCTCCCTGGGACAGGCTCTCTCGCACGgtactttcttcctctctctgtaagTAGGGGGACGTTTAGGGAAACGTCAAACTTCTCATGTGACCGTAAGCTCCCCCAGTGTACTTCCTCATTCCTCAGCATTAATGAGCTGCACACTCTGATGAATGTGGAGAGTGGAATGTGTACATGTGATTAAGGGTGCACTTTGAAAGGGCTTTCATTGGGGTTGTTGTTGTCAGAGAGAATGCAAGAGTAGGTGAATGCTGTGAAGGGTACTGGGAACTATAGTGGTCAAGAGGCATGCCTGtagaaaatgtgtttgtgtgcgctagAGTCCTTTCCTTCAAGGGCTCCTGATCCATGTCCACTCTGTGTGAGCGGTGCACTGCTCTGCATCATTAATCTACATGCTCCAAACACGTCGGCATGTCTCAAACCTTCAGGAACTGGCACCTTTTCATCTGGTTGAGTTCAACCAAATTCTCAGCCGTTCATGGGGGACTGCTTCTCCTTTAGTAACTGATTTTTATTTCTCGCCTAAAAATGTAACCtatacttttatccaaagcaatattcgggtgggggggggttgaatcTTGATTTGCTGTCAAATATCTAGCCACCAAGCCATTAAATGTCATAAAATGACTTACTTAGACTCTTAAACTTTTCTGTCCTTCGAGAGGCCATTTGTTGTACAGGAGATGTAGACACACGTaaaaaaacacatcaaagtaacaaaacaacaacacaaccaaaCAATCTCAATATCACCTACAGCAACCATCATAAATATCATCACAGTCCAGGCAGACATTGAAGGTGCATGTCATTAACTGTATGCCAACAATTTTTATaagaaacaaaataaataaataagtagtATACTGCACCTCCCCTAGTGTTCTATGTGTTTCACACCCCCTAGTGTAGACCATGTATTTCCCAAGACTTCCCATGGAAATGGGTAACAATAAATAAAGAAACACTACTTGAAACACTACTTGAATTACCAATGAAAATCGGTCAAACCCTTGCCTTACTCAGAAGGAGGTGTCTGTTCTTGACAGCTATTCCACCTGTGTTTCCTGCAGAAATATCCCCCCAAAAAGGAGTTGGTACGAGCAGTATCTATTCAGACGGGCTACCTGATCCAGAGTCAAGGACCAAACCACTGCACTCTGACCTACCTGGCCCAGGTGGACCCGcgaggtaacacacactcatgcatgcgCACAGGCCCAGTTCACATGCATGGTTCATACTGGTTACCTTGTTTCTACAGAATGATCTGAGGACGGGGgaacatccctccatccctccctccctccctccctccctccctccctccctccctccctccctcccctcttcctctgtcactcactgtcagtctctctcataAGCGCTGGTAGCTGTGTTAACCTCATTGTTGTGGTTTGGTCTGCACATTCATCTGCTGCATGTTATTGGAAATGCTAAGGCGACGgacagccagtcagctagcaTGTACTACTTATTTATCTAGCTAAGTTATAAACCGTGGTAAAACCTGTAGTTTACTTATTGTTAACACAAAACGATGCTGATAAATTGGAGGCTCTTTTTGCAGTAGTGCTGTAAAATCCCTGTCGCTCTTTTTTTAACAAGATAACTCTAGGAGATTAACCCACCATGAAAGAATGAATTAAAATAGCTTGACGTGCTAAGTGTGAAAAGGGTCATTCAAACACCCTTACTCTACAGATGCACAAACAAGGTATAgaccagtacacagctgttacaCCTGTCACAGCACTGTAGCTATGTGGGTCCACTGGACTTCAAACAGCATTCATCACAAAACCCTTTATTTGTATATCTGTAGAGTTTGGGCTGTGGTGGTCAATTGAATTTCCTTTCTTCTGCGGCTTCACAAACCATAACTTAGCACATAAAACAGTTCTTTGGTGTCACATCTTTTATCATGTTTACCGTAGCTGACCATGGTGTAAGAaacaacccctctctctttctg
The genomic region above belongs to Osmerus eperlanus chromosome 11, fOsmEpe2.1, whole genome shotgun sequence and contains:
- the stard10 gene encoding START domain-containing protein 10, which translates into the protein MSGEGVLIPDDRAFASFKAECLCEEGWGLTYNKAGTTVWTQVLESEKSLHKIKCRMVCKDVSAEAMYDVLHDIEYRRKWDANVIETFDIGKLTVNTDVGYYSWKCPKPLRNRDVITLRSWLPMGGDYIIMNYSVKHSKYPPKKELVRAVSIQTGYLIQSQGPNHCTLTYLAQVDPRGSLPKWVVNKSSQFLAPKAMKKINKACLKYAEWKQRHNPGFKPWLYPEQTTLPSIHLSDLSIQHADSLENIDESSLTETHERDSD